Within the Achromobacter spanius genome, the region CCTGGATGCCCAAGGTGCAGCAGGCCATGGCCAAGATTCCCGAGATCACCGACGTGGATACCGATGTCGAGGACAAGGGCCGGCAGATTGACCTGGTGATCGACCGCGAGGCCGCGACCCGGCTGGGCGTGAGCATGTCCACGATATCGACCGTGCTGAACAATTCTTTCAGCCAGCGCCAGGTGTCGGTCATGTACGGCCCGCTGAACCAGTATCACGTGGTGCTGGGGCTGGAACCGAAGTTTGCCGAAGATATTGAATCGCTCAAGCAGGTTGAAGTGATTACGTCGACCGGCGCGCGCGTGCCGCTGCTGGCGTTTGCCCGGCTGGAAAATTCCAACGCGCCGCTCAGCGTGCAACACCAGGGCCTGTTCGTGGCGGACACCGTGTCGTTCAGCCTGGCGCCTGGCGTGTCGCTGGGGCAGGCCACGGCCGCCATCGACGCGGCGGTGGCGCGCATTGGTCTGCCGTCGGATCAGATCCAGGCCGGCTTCCAGGGTACGGCGGCGGCCTTGCAGCAGACCTTGTCGCAACAGCCGTGGCTGATCCTGGCGGCGCTGGTCACCATGTACATCGTGCTGGGCATTCTGTACGAAAGCTTCGTGCATCCGCTGACGATCCTGTCGACGCTGCCGTCGGCCGGGCTGGGGGCATTGCTGGCCTTGCTGCTGGTGCGTCACGACTTCACCTTGATTGCGCTGATCGGTGTGTTCCTGTTGATCGGCATCGTGAAAAAGAACGCCATCATGATGGTGGACTTTGCGCTGGAAGCCCAGCGGGTCCAGGGCATGGCGCCGCGCGAGGCCATCTTCCAGGCATGCGTGACGCGCTTTCGCCCGATCATGATGACGACCATGGCCGCCATTTTCGGCGCGTTGCCGCTGGTGCTGGCCACCGGCGCCGGTGTCGAGATGCGCCAGCCCTTGGGCATTACCATCGTGGGCGGCCTGGTGCTCAGCCAGATCCTGACGCTGTACACCACGCCCGTGGTTTATCTTTACCTGGACCGATTTCGCCTGTGGGCCGCGCGCGGGCGCGGCCGGCGCAAAGACGCCCCTGCTTCCATAGAACCTACATGATCCGACCCAAGCCGCTTGTCACCACCCGTCTTCCTCGCAGCGCCATCACGTTGGCGCTGTGCGCGCTGCTGGGCGCCTGCGCGGTAGGCCCCGATTACCAACGCCCCGAATTGGATGTGGGCGCGTCCTACAAGGAAGCCCAGGGCCAGCAGCAGGTGGAGGGCTGGAAGCCGGCCCAGCCGCGCGACGAAGCGGACCGTGGCAAGTGGTGGCTGGTGTATGGGGACGACACGCTGGACGCCTTGGTGGAACGCCTGAACACGTCGAACCAGACCATCGCGCAGGCCGAAGCCAATTACCGCCAGGCGCTGGGCCTGGTGCGCGCCGCGCGCGCCGGTTTCTATCCCACCGTGGGCGCCAGCGCGGGCGCATCGCGCGCGGGTGTTGGCAACGGGTCATCGTCATCGACCAACGGCAGCAACGTGTCCAACCAGTATTCCGTGACCGGCAGCGTCAGTTGGGAAGTGGACGTGTGGGGCCGCGTGCGGCGAAGCACCGAGTCGTCCGAGGCCAGCGCGGCCGCCAGCCTGGCGGACCTGGGCGCCACCCGCCTGAGCGCGCAAGCGGCGCTGGTGCAAACCTATTTCCAGTTGCGCGTGCTGGACGAACAGAAGCGCCTGCTGGACGCCACGGTGGCGGCCTATGAACGGTCGTTGAAGCTGACGCAGAACCGCTACGAGGTCGGCGTGGCGGGGCAGGCCGATGTGGCGGTGGCGCGCACGCAGGTGGAAAGCACGCGCGCGCAGTCTATCGATCTGGACTGGCAGCGCGGCCAGTACGAGCACGCCATTGCGGTGTTGATGGGCCAGGCGCCGTCGCAATTCGGCCTGCCGCCCGCCGTCTTCACCTTGCAGTTGCCGCAGATTCCGGTGGGCCTGCCGTCCGAGCTGCTCGAGCGCCGTCCGGACATCGCCGCGGCCGAGCGCCGCGCGGCAGCCGCCAATGCGCAGATTGGCGTGGCGCAAGCCGCGTGGTTCCCGTCGTTGATCCTGTCGGCCGACGGCGGTTTTCGCAACGGCCAGTTCGCGGACTTGCTGACCGCGCCCGCGCGCTTCTGGTCGCTGGGGCCGGCGCTGGCGCTGACGATCTTCGATGGCGGCGCGCGCGCCGCGCAGGTCGAACAGGCACGCGCCGCCTATGACTCGCAGGCCGCCGCCTACCGCCAGGCGGCGTTGGTGGGGCTGCGCGAAGTCGAGGACTATCTGATCCAGCTCCGGGTCATGGAACAAGAACAGATCGTGCAACGCCGCGCGCTGGAGTCCGCGCGCGAATCGCTGCGCCTGATCCAGAACCAATACCAGGCCGGGCTGGTGGATTACTTGAGCGTGGCGGTGGTGGACGCCACCGCGCTCAACAGCGAACGCAATGCGCTAAGCCTGTTGGGCACGCGTCTGTTGGCCAGCGTGAACCTGATCGTGGCCCTGGGCGGCGGCTGGGAGGAGGCTTCTCAGGAAGCCCCGATAACCCAGGGGGGCCAAGGAACACAGCAGCCCCCGGTGTCCCAGGAAACCCAGGAATCGCAGGTGTCCCAACAGCCCGCGGTGCCGCAAGGATCCTAGGGAATTGCCGAGGCTAGGGATTACGCCTAATTCTCTTTGCTGTCGTTGACAAGCTTTCGGCGCCGGTTCTTAATGCGGGAAAAGTGACCGCATGGTCACTTTCGCTGTGCATGACGTCATGCTGCACCGACGCCGACTTCCGTTTGATCACACGAACACAATCATGCGAAGGGGAAAGAGGATGGGCTGGTCATTTCAATGGCGGACCACCGCCAGTGCCGGGCGCTGGGCAGGCAAGGCGACTTCTGCCGCGGCAGCCGCCACGCTGGTGTTTTCCGCGGCCGCATCCGCACAGACTTGGCCCACGCGGCCCATCACTCTGATCGTGCCGTTTCCGGCGGGCGGCACCACCGACCTCTTTGCGCGAACCATCGCGCAGCACATGGCGCCCACGCTGGGCCAGTCCATCGTGGTTGAAAACAAGCCGGGCGCGGCGGGCAACCTGGGCGTAGCCGCCGCAACGCGCGCCGCGCCGGATGGCTACACGATTGTGCTGGGGTCCATTGGCACGCAGACGGTCAACCAATATCTGTACAGCAACATCGGCTTCAACCCGGCCACCGACCTGGTGCCGCTGGGCATCATCGCGTCCACGCCCAACGTGATGGCGGTGGCCGCCACGTCGCCATGGCGCAATCTGGATGACGTGATGAAGGCGGTGAAGAAGGACCCGGGCAAGTATTCCTATGCCTCGCCCGGCATTGGCTCATCGGTGCATCTGACCGGCGCCTACTTCGAATCCTTGGCGGGCTTGCAGATGCTGCACGTGCCGTTCAAGGGATCGTCGGCGGCGATACCCGCCGTGATCGGTGGCCAGGTCGACATCCTGATGGACAACCTGCCCAGTTCCATGGCGGCCATGAAACCGGGCGGACGCCTGCGCGGTATTGCCGTCACGTCGGCCCAACGCAGCCCGGCCGCGCCCGACCTGCCGACGATGGCTGAAGCTGGCTTGCCCGGCTTTGAGGTCACCGCCTGGTCCGGCCTGTATGCGCCGCGCGGCACACCGGCGCCGGTGGTCGACAAGCTGATCGCCGCCATGAAGCAGGCCCTGAAAGCGCCCGAGCTACAGCAATCGCTGGCGCAAGGCGGCGCCACGCCAGGCAATGTCTTTGGCGCCGATCTGGCCGCGTTTGAAGAGCAGGAACGCGGCAAGTGGAGCAAGCTGATCCAAAGCCGAGGCATCAAGGCCGACTGATTATGCGGGCGCAGGCGGCAGCTACTCTCCGCCTACGCCAGCGCCTACGCAACGCCAACGCTCACGCCTACGCCAGCGCGAAAGCGGATGGGTCCACGGCGGGGTCGCGACCCCGCATCAAATCCGCCAAGACCCGCGCGCTACCCAAGGCCAGCGTAAAGCCCAGGCCGCCGTGGCCGGTGTTCAGCCACAGGTTGCGGTAGGGCGTGGCGCCGATCAGCGGCTTGCCGTCTGGCCGGGCCGGCCGCAGCCCCGCCCAGGCGCTCGGCGCGCCTTCGGGCTTCAGGCCAGGAAAGAACTGCGCCACGTCGCGCTCCAGGCTGCGCACGCGCTGCGCGTCCACGCCCGCGCCACCCGTTCCAATATCCACCATGCCCGCCACGCGCAGCCGCTGCCCCAGCCGCGCATACACCACCTTGCGCCGGATATCGCTGATGCTGGCGGTGGGCGCCACGCTGTCCGGCGTCAGCGTATAGGTCAGGCTGTAGCCCTTTAGCGGATAGATGCCCAGGTTCAAGCCCAGCGGCCGCGCCAGCGCTTGCGCGCCCATGCCGCTGGCGAGCACGAAGTGGTCGGCTTCCAGGTCGCCGGCCGTCGTGGCGGCGCCCATCACGCGGCCGTGTTCGCGGCGCAGCGTGTCGACCCGTGTGTTGAAGTGAAAGCGCACGGGGTCGGGCGCGGCGCGCAGGATGCGTTCCAGTTCGGTACACAGCCGTTGGCAATCACCGGCGTCTTCGGTGGGGGTATAGAGCGCGCCCTGGATGCTTGCGCCGATCCCGGCCAGCGCGGGCTCCATCTCGAGGCAGGCGCGGGTGTCCATCACCCGTTGCTCGCAGCCCAGGCCGGCCAGGTAGTCGCGTTGCGCCAGCGCCTGCCGATAGGCGTCGGCATCCTGGTAGACCAGCAGTTTTCCCGCCGTGGCAAAGTCAAAGTCGGGTTGTTCATCACGCACCAGCGCGTGTACGCACAAGCGGCTGTACATGCCCAAGGCCAGCAGTTCGCGCGTGGTTTCGCGGTTCTTGGCGCGCGTGCAGGCGCGTAGGAAAGCCAGGCTCCAGCGCCATTGATCGGGATCCAGCCGGGGGCGAAAGCGCAGCGGCGCATCCTGGGCCAGCAGCCAGGACGGCAGCTTGGGCAACACGGCGGGGTCGGCCAGCGGGGCGACAAAGCTATAGCTCAGTTGCGCGCCGTTGGCCATGCTGGTGGCCTGGCCCGGGCCGGACCCCGCGTCCACGACCGTCACGCGATGGCCCTCGCGATGCAGGAAGTAGGCGGTGGCCATGCCGACCACGCCCGCGCCGATGACAACGATGTGCATGATGCTCCAGGAAAGCCGCCGCGCGCCGAGGGCGCGGCGTTCAGGGTTGCTTTGTGCGATTTGCCTTTTGCTATTCGCTATTCGCTATTCGTTATTCGCTTCACGTAGCGCTTGCGTTACAGGCCGCCCAGGCCGGCGTTTCGAAACCGGGGGCGGCGCGCTCGTCGCCGCGCAGCAGGCGGCCCGGGCGGGCGCCCGTGGGTGCGCCGCCTTCTTCAACCAGTTGGCCATTGACCAGCACCGCGTGGATGCCGGTGGACGGCAGCGTCGGTTCGGCAAAGCTGGCCAGGTCGGCGACGGTGGCGGCGTCGAACACCACCACGTCGGCATAGCAGCCGGCACGCAGCACGCCGCGATCCTTCAAGCCGAATTGCGCGGCGGTCAGGCTCGTCATGCGGCGCACGGCTTCCTCCAGGCCCAGCACACGCATCTCACGCACGTAGCGCGCCAGCACGCGCGAAAACGCGCCCCACAAGCGAGGGTGCGGGCGCTGGTCATGCGGCAGGCCGTCTGACCCGATCATGACGCTGCCATGCCCGATGACCCGCTTGACGTCGGCTTCGTCCATCGAAAAATAAATGGCGCCGCCCGGCGACAGTTCTTCGGCCAGGCGGGTGGGGTCTTTCCCTTCGCGCGCGGCCAGTTCGCGCAGGTCCACGCCCTGGATTTCCGGGCGTGTCTGCGACCATGTGACGATGATTTTTTCGCCGGCCGCCACGCGGCGCGGTTCCAGAATGGTGGAGGACGCCGCGTAGGGGTAGACGTCCATGCCCAGCGGCTGGTCGGCGCGCACGCGGTCAAACAGCGCCAGCGTTTGCGCGGTGCGGCCGTGGTTGTGCTTGCCGGTGACCTTGTGGTGCGACAGGATGGCCGGCACGTCGGCCGCGCGGCCAATCAGGAAAGCTTCTTCCATGGCATCGCAAACGTGGTCGGCTTCGTCGCGCAGGTGGGTGGTGTACAGGCCGCGCCAGGCTGACAAGGGCTCGGCCACGCCGATCACTTCCTCGGTGCTGGCATGCATGGCGGTGGGGTAGTACAGGCCCGTGGACAGGCCCGCGGCACCGGCCGCCATGGCCTCGTCCAGCGCGCGCCGCATGGCGGCGATCTCGCCCTTGTCGGCCGGGCGGTCCAGCCGGTCCATGGCGGATACGCGCAAACTGGAATGGCCCACCAGCGCCAGGCTGTTGACGGCGGCGGGCGTGTCGGTAAGCGCGTCGGCGTAGTCCTGCATGCGGGCGTAGAGTTCGCCCGTGTGCTTGGCCAGCAGGTTCAGCGGGGGCGGCACCACATCGCCCGGCGCGCGCACCGGCGCCAGGCTGATGCCGCAGTTGCCGGTGACGACGGTGGTGATGCCCTGGCTGACTTTGGGTCGCATCAGCGGCGTGCCCAGCAACGCGCGGTCATCGTGGGTATGGCAATCGATAAAGCCCGGTGACACCACCTTGCCGGTGGCGTCCAGGCGACGCCGCGCGCGCCATTGCGCGCCGTCGCCAATGGCCGCGATGCGCTCGCCCTGGATGGCGATGTCGGCGCGGCGGGCGGGTCCGCCCAAACCGTCGGCGACCTGGCCGCCTGTGATGATGATGTCGTATTCCTGCGGGTCAAGATGCGCGGGCATGTAGGACTCAGGTGGGGGGATCGGCGGCCGGCGGTTTGCCGCGCCGCGCCTCCAGGTTGGCAAGGGATTCGGTATTCAGGGGGTCGGGCAAGCCACGGGCCACCAGGTGTTCCAGTGCGGCGCTGATCCGTTCCCAACCTTCAGGCGTGCGCAGCGGCACGCCCAGGAAATGGGATTCGGTCTTGGCGCGCAGCATCAGGTACAGCACGCCGGCCAACATCACGCTGACTGTCGCGGGCATGTCGACGTCGGGCGCCAGGCCGTCCAGGCGGTCGATGAAGCCGCGCGCCGCGCGTTCGCGCCGTTCGGCCAATGGCGCGGACACCTCGTTGCGTTCTATCAATTCCCAGCGGCGTACTTCGCGCAGGGTTTCATTGCCGGCCAGCGCGTCGATCTGCGCGCGCAGCATGGACAGCACCAGTTCCGCGGGCGTGCGCTGGCTGGATTCATCTTCCGCCAGCAGGCCGGGGTTGCGTGTCCAGAAATCTTGTTCCTGCATCCAGGCCAGCATCAGGCCGGGCATGCCGTCGAAGTAGCGGTAGATAAGCTCTTTGCTGACCCCCGCGCGTTTGGCGATGGCGTTGATGCCTACCCCGCCCATGCCTGTTTCCAGGATCTGGGCTTCCAGCGCTTGCAGGATCAGTCTTTCGGTATTTTCGCGGCGGGACATGGCTTATTCCTTTATGACGATAAGGAAGCGGGCAGGGTCCGGCACGCCGGTCACTTGCCCGTCAGCCAGGTCGGCAATAAGTTCGCTGACGGTATGGCCGATTAGCCTTCCATCTTGCCAGACTTCGCTGCCCAGGTAGACCACATTCGCACGCCTTGGATTCAGGGGCCATGAAGGGTCGGCGTGTTCGATGGCAAGAATGCGGCCGTGGGCGTCCACCTGCACGCGGTCATGGGACGCGAGGGTGATCGGCGTTGCCGCATGCAGGCTCAGGGCGCGGTAGGAAGCGGGCTCACCGGTCAAGGCGCACCAGGCCAGGTCCGCCATGGCGTGGGCCAGCGGCGCGCACGGATAAATGGAGTTGTGCAGCACCGCGACGCGGCAGTCGCCGTTGGCGCGATGGGCCATGCCGTGGTCGGGCCGGCGCGATACGCGGCGGGTATTGCCCCAGCCCAATTCGCCCGTGGCGGACAGCGCGATCAGGCCCGCATCGATTTCCGGATGCGCGTGCAGCACCTGCGCGACGGCGTCGGCGGGCGTGGCGCCGTCGGCCATGCGTTGCAGCGCGGCAAGATT harbors:
- a CDS encoding TetR/AcrR family transcriptional regulator; the protein is MSRRENTERLILQALEAQILETGMGGVGINAIAKRAGVSKELIYRYFDGMPGLMLAWMQEQDFWTRNPGLLAEDESSQRTPAELVLSMLRAQIDALAGNETLREVRRWELIERNEVSAPLAERRERAARGFIDRLDGLAPDVDMPATVSVMLAGVLYLMLRAKTESHFLGVPLRTPEGWERISAALEHLVARGLPDPLNTESLANLEARRGKPPAADPPT
- a CDS encoding N-acyl-D-amino-acid deacylase family protein, whose translation is MPAHLDPQEYDIIITGGQVADGLGGPARRADIAIQGERIAAIGDGAQWRARRRLDATGKVVSPGFIDCHTHDDRALLGTPLMRPKVSQGITTVVTGNCGISLAPVRAPGDVVPPPLNLLAKHTGELYARMQDYADALTDTPAAVNSLALVGHSSLRVSAMDRLDRPADKGEIAAMRRALDEAMAAGAAGLSTGLYYPTAMHASTEEVIGVAEPLSAWRGLYTTHLRDEADHVCDAMEEAFLIGRAADVPAILSHHKVTGKHNHGRTAQTLALFDRVRADQPLGMDVYPYAASSTILEPRRVAAGEKIIVTWSQTRPEIQGVDLRELAAREGKDPTRLAEELSPGGAIYFSMDEADVKRVIGHGSVMIGSDGLPHDQRPHPRLWGAFSRVLARYVREMRVLGLEEAVRRMTSLTAAQFGLKDRGVLRAGCYADVVVFDAATVADLASFAEPTLPSTGIHAVLVNGQLVEEGGAPTGARPGRLLRGDERAAPGFETPAWAACNASAT
- a CDS encoding efflux transporter outer membrane subunit, whose amino-acid sequence is MIRPKPLVTTRLPRSAITLALCALLGACAVGPDYQRPELDVGASYKEAQGQQQVEGWKPAQPRDEADRGKWWLVYGDDTLDALVERLNTSNQTIAQAEANYRQALGLVRAARAGFYPTVGASAGASRAGVGNGSSSSTNGSNVSNQYSVTGSVSWEVDVWGRVRRSTESSEASAAASLADLGATRLSAQAALVQTYFQLRVLDEQKRLLDATVAAYERSLKLTQNRYEVGVAGQADVAVARTQVESTRAQSIDLDWQRGQYEHAIAVLMGQAPSQFGLPPAVFTLQLPQIPVGLPSELLERRPDIAAAERRAAAANAQIGVAQAAWFPSLILSADGGFRNGQFADLLTAPARFWSLGPALALTIFDGGARAAQVEQARAAYDSQAAAYRQAALVGLREVEDYLIQLRVMEQEQIVQRRALESARESLRLIQNQYQAGLVDYLSVAVVDATALNSERNALSLLGTRLLASVNLIVALGGGWEEASQEAPITQGGQGTQQPPVSQETQESQVSQQPAVPQGS
- a CDS encoding D-amino acid dehydrogenase: MHIVVIGAGVVGMATAYFLHREGHRVTVVDAGSGPGQATSMANGAQLSYSFVAPLADPAVLPKLPSWLLAQDAPLRFRPRLDPDQWRWSLAFLRACTRAKNRETTRELLALGMYSRLCVHALVRDEQPDFDFATAGKLLVYQDADAYRQALAQRDYLAGLGCEQRVMDTRACLEMEPALAGIGASIQGALYTPTEDAGDCQRLCTELERILRAAPDPVRFHFNTRVDTLRREHGRVMGAATTAGDLEADHFVLASGMGAQALARPLGLNLGIYPLKGYSLTYTLTPDSVAPTASISDIRRKVVYARLGQRLRVAGMVDIGTGGAGVDAQRVRSLERDVAQFFPGLKPEGAPSAWAGLRPARPDGKPLIGATPYRNLWLNTGHGGLGFTLALGSARVLADLMRGRDPAVDPSAFALA
- a CDS encoding Bug family tripartite tricarboxylate transporter substrate binding protein, encoding MGWSFQWRTTASAGRWAGKATSAAAAATLVFSAAASAQTWPTRPITLIVPFPAGGTTDLFARTIAQHMAPTLGQSIVVENKPGAAGNLGVAAATRAAPDGYTIVLGSIGTQTVNQYLYSNIGFNPATDLVPLGIIASTPNVMAVAATSPWRNLDDVMKAVKKDPGKYSYASPGIGSSVHLTGAYFESLAGLQMLHVPFKGSSAAIPAVIGGQVDILMDNLPSSMAAMKPGGRLRGIAVTSAQRSPAAPDLPTMAEAGLPGFEVTAWSGLYAPRGTPAPVVDKLIAAMKQALKAPELQQSLAQGGATPGNVFGADLAAFEEQERGKWSKLIQSRGIKAD
- a CDS encoding DUF6963 family protein, with amino-acid sequence MTIGVAASGRDAGAAVRTAALAAELMGHGAIGGFAVFAVMDDDGRVHHTSCQRGGVTALDLPPAWLRAPRAALIESGPDRPEPLVQFLPGADGVGLVTGHRLPNRPGADGVPLNLAALQRMADGATPADAVAQVLHAHPEIDAGLIALSATGELGWGNTRRVSRRPDHGMAHRANGDCRVAVLHNSIYPCAPLAHAMADLAWCALTGEPASYRALSLHAATPITLASHDRVQVDAHGRILAIEHADPSWPLNPRRANVVYLGSEVWQDGRLIGHTVSELIADLADGQVTGVPDPARFLIVIKE